Proteins found in one Plasmodium gaboni strain SY75 chromosome 13, whole genome shotgun sequence genomic segment:
- a CDS encoding hypothetical protein (conserved Plasmodium protein, unknown function), whose product MTKGGSNHKNNKIKPIDINKKLLIIKCNDDLRKLINKENPSVDEINDIKSLLENNEVQVEKKKRNIVIPRFKICEDSEEEKKIKNKNNINVNEKRNDNINDDTAKNKTLSDNNDNYDYDDEKKYSVTKFEKPSHYIRYELYKDQVTGIKLSDGSIIHYDLLKEDEIFLEGLNSYLNIQVNDEIFCKLIDKFEKLTGNSDNKEEINFKEALKAASDLKINYKSNVIKDIYTYWKNKRKKLGRPLLRMFWNNSQNSLPHYSVFRPRVKEKMTLRKHKKKNSEIIIKMQELIQDFRRLDRILRKIKQRDEKKLLLLQLNAILFDQRINEIQDKTYVCPMWNYFKDYKIEKIYKKFKKDKYYKNSYHHQYNNNNNSNKYYYDENEYENYNIDANEDGYVNHNNIDEYMNDNMDEYMNNNIDGQSHYNYRDSICNRKINKKLKHYIMHPEQKNLLKINPNEYKNVVLIKRRGRSNRMWVDRKYVDENNINNHEINYCDLSYAFNDFVEASLTLKKNYEEDVSNYLAGKTRIPIKLDIRKRDLKNVDDFNTSLFCNNQINDDSLFNGMYDELNGERKRKRRKKKEQENINVDENYINSHILLENMGDQFALQANNNITCDKTKMILNDCSNNNINNNNNIIICNNNLDIIQKNSTTNANNDISNLNSTNIVTCDNTSIAINNDVNNSDIKLNYFINKGNKINMNGLDYNNNLLFHKNNIEEKMLNQYIYNKSNLYNMNNINGNIKNNEDNTKMVPHNILSLEQQNLKYQDLYEKYVNPNITNNNNNNNNNNNNNNNNNNNNNNSNNMPFPMVSRNGKYAPCVFQKEQNNKTIFHFEDMIDPLMNKDNYLFCLSKYVYVQKKILFYLEHLLNFDNYNFKSKKKELPNNKDMNMNIKINTNDNINNDNLNKNNINYDGINNKKNDDFINNTLPELNGTCLKSKTSNKSIKHKTAKENNIK is encoded by the coding sequence ATGACAAAAGGAGGAAGTAATCATAAGAATAACAAAATCAAACCAATAGatattaacaaaaaattacttataataaaatgtaatgatgatttaagaaaattaataaataaagagAATCCATCAGTGGATGAaattaatgatataaaaagtttattagaaaataatgaagTACAGGttgaaaagaaaaaaaggaatattGTTATTCCACGATTTAAAATATGTGAAGATAgtgaagaagaaaaaaaaataaaaaataaaaataatataaatgttaatgaaaaaagaaatgataatataaatgacGATACAgcaaaaaataaaacttTATCggataataatgataattatgattatgatgatgaaaaaaaatatagtGTAACAAAATTTGAGAAACCATCACATTATATAAgatatgaattatataaagatcAAGTGACAGGAATTAAATTAAGCGATGGTAGTATTATACattatgatttattaaaagaagatgaaatatttttagaAGGATTAAACTCctatttaaatatacaagTGAATGATGAAATCTTCTGTAAATTAATAGATAAATTTGAGAAATTAACAGGAAATTCAGATAATAAGGAAgaaattaattttaaagaaGCATTAAAGGCAGCTAGtgatttaaaaataaattataaaagtaatgttataaaagatatttatacatattggaaaaataaaagaaaaaaattaggAAGACCATTATTACGTATGTTTTGGAATAATTCACAAAACAGTTTACCACATTATTCTGTGTTTAGACCTAGAgttaaagaaaaaatgacTTTAAGAAAGcataagaaaaaaaatagtgaaatcattataaaaatgCAAGAATTAATTCAAGATTTTAGAAGACTAGATCGAATCTTAAGAAAAATCAAACAAAGAGATGAAAAGAAACtgttattattacaattaAATGCTATTCTATTTGATCAAAGAATTAATGAAATTCAAGATAAAACATATGTATGTCCTATGTGGAATTATTTTAAAGATtataaaattgaaaaaatttataaaaaatttaaaaaagataaatattataaaaattcatatcatcatcaatataataataataataatagtaataaatattattatgatgaaaatgaatatgaaaattaCAATATTGATGCTAATGAAGATGGTTATGTgaatcataataatattgacgaatatatgaatgataatatggatgaatatatgaataataatatcgATGGACAATCacattataattatagaGATTCAATTTGtaatagaaaaataaataaaaaattgaaacattatattatgCATCCAGAACAAAAGAATTTACTAAAAATTAATCCTAATGAATATAAGAACGTTGTCTTAATTAAAAGAAGAGGAAGAAGTAATCGTATGTGGGTAGATAGAAAGTATGTAGAcgaaaataatataaataatcatGAAATCAATTATTGTGATCTTTCATATGCATTTAATGATTTTGTTGAAGCATCTTtaacattaaaaaaaaattacgAAGAGGATGTTTCAAATTATTTAGCAGGAAAAACACGTATACCTATAAAACTGGACATAAGAAAAAGAGATTTAAAGAATGTTGATGATTTTAATACATCGTTATTTTGTAATAACCAAATTAATGATGATTCTCTTTTTAATGGAATGTATGATGAATTGAATGGGGAGAGAAAAAGAAAGagaaggaaaaaaaaagagcaagaaaatataaatgtcgatgaaaattatataaattcGCATATATTACTAGAAAATATGGGAGATCAATTTGCTCTTCAAGcgaataataatataacttgtgataaaacaaaaatgatattaaatGACTGCAGTAACAATAACAtcaacaataataataacattattatttgtaataataatttagatataatacaaaaaaatagtaCAACGAATGCAAATAATGACATATCTAATTTGAATAGTACTAATATTGTGACATGTGATAATACGTCCATTGctattaataatgatgtAAACAATAGTGATATTAAACtcaattattttataaataaagggaataaaataaatatgaatggactagattataataataacttattatttcataaaaataacattgaagaaaaaatgttaaatcaatatatatataataaaagcaatttatataatatgaacaatataaatggcaacataaaaaataatgaagacAATACAAAAATGGTACCACATAATATACTATCCTTAGAACAacaaaatttaaaatatcaagatttatatgaaaaatatgttaaCCCAAATATAACTAACAACAATAACAATAACaataacaacaacaacaataataataataataataataataataataatagtaataatatgCCTTTTCCTATGGTTAGTAGGAATGGTAAATATGCTCCTTGTGTTTTTcaaaaagaacaaaataataaaacaatatttcattttgaAGATATGATTGACCCTTTAATGAATAAAGacaattatttattttgcCTGAGTAAATATGTGTACGtacaaaagaaaatattattttatttggAGCACTTATTAAATTTcgataattataattttaagagtaaaaaaaaagagcTACCCAACAATAAGGATATgaatatgaatataaaaattaacactaatgataatataaataatgataatttaaataagaacaatataaattatgatggtattaataataaaaagaatgatgattttattaataatactTTACCTGAGCTTAACGGAACATGTCTTAAAAGTAAGACCTCAAATAAGAGCATAAAACATAAAACAGCAAAGGAAAACAATATCAAGTga
- a CDS encoding hypothetical protein (conserved Plasmodium protein, unknown function), translating to MNMDLVLFISLICLLFGCSNKLYALRNVTVKTEPVSDKSSIVNSLISYKEEIDSQIKNFKKYYELPNEMDFELKELWDLVNIVSESQESQMKELFNFSHSLEQSKLSLFKMLSEYENRIDQLEYNIMEKKIYDPFIEKFIYPISKYWLKLDFNNLRSYWKYENNKNDFSIIQANNLSNINIPATILLLRHHKLINGYINVDIKPLFDDVKDFKQSSSGIIFDFVDYSNYRYIELAFINSDGIISVYNVVNGLGTKIVSKQVEADPNTFTTITAEFLFNKINVFLNYKMIIEIKITNQMIDINVGLFSKIGKAEFKNILSGNIDIEKLLSRKLVESNEENISKVNMVNSYRFLNKMNIDNLGVYEIPYNYNMKDYDNFEDNIIDNVYAVPDSDSYYDDENITGWVKNKNINNNEFENNYMSNKNINNIPSSCTNYNSSHNIFYLTEFIINNSSALNWKITNEFGIQRIHFKNDYKKNIFKASLVYKHSTCNSVTISSYIKLEYNSEAGLIFRYENHNNMYILIISTNNKEILLKKIINDIPTIIKSKYIQNINTYQRHHLLINDHGENGHISIFLNNIKIFSISNENYYKSSFYGLYVQSGYAAFDTFQIEAHKKNENGININK from the exons ATGAATATGGATTTAGTTTTGTTTATTTCCTTGATCTGTTTGTTATTTGGTTGTAGTAATAAATTATACGCCTTAAGGAATGTTACAGTGAAAACAGAGCCGGTGTCTGATAAATCCTCTATAGTTAATAGCTTGATAAGTTACAAAGAAGAAATTGATTCGCaa ATAAAGAActtcaaaaaatattatgaattaCCAAATGAGATGGATTTTGAATTAAAGGAATTATGGGATTTAGTAAATATAGTAAGTGAGAGCCAAGAAAGTCAGATGaaagaattatttaatttttcacATTCTTTAGAACAAAGCAAATTATCactttttaaaatgttaAGTGAATATGAAAATAGAATTGATCAGttagaatataatataatggaaaaaaaaatatatgatccatttattgaaaaatttatatatcctATTTCAAAATATTGGTTAAAATTAgattttaataatttaagaTCCTATTGgaaatatgaaaataataaaaatgacTTTTCAATAATTCAAGCAAATAATTTATccaatataaatattccTGCTACTATTTTGTTGCTAAGACATCATAAGTTAATAAAtggatatataaatgtgGACATAAAACCCTTATTTGACGATGTAAAGGATTTCAAACAATCATCCTCAGGTATAATTTTCGATTTTGTAGACTATTCAAATTATAGATATATAGAATTAGCTTTTATAAATAGTGATGGCATTATCAGTGTTTATAATGTCGTAAACGGACTTGGAACCAA GATTGTTTCGAAACAGGTTGAGGCCGACCCAAACACATTCACAACCATAACTGCAGAATTTCTCTTcaacaaaataaatgtttttttaaattataaaatgattattgaaataaaaataacaaatcAGATGATAGATATTAATGTAGGATTATTTAGCAAGATTGGAAAAGCtgaatttaaaaatatattaagtGGAAATATAGACATAGAGAAGTTGCTAAGTCGTAAACTTGTTGAATCTAATGAAGAGAATATATCAAAAGTAAATATGGTAAATTCTTATCGTTTTctaaataaaatgaatatagATAATTTAGGTGTATATGAAATAccatataattataatatgaaggattatgataattttgaagataatattattgataaCGTATATGCAGTTCCTGATTCGGATTCttattatgatgatgaaaatataacaGGTTGggtaaaaaataagaacataaataataatgaattcgaaaataattatatgtcaaataagaatattaaCAATATACCTAGTTCATGTACTAATTATAATAGCAgtcataatattttttatttaactgaatttataataaataatagtTCTGCACTTAATTGGAAAATTACCAATGAATTTGGAATACAACGtattcattttaaaaatgactataaaaaaaatatttttaaagcATCTTTAGTTTATAAACATAGTACATGTAATTCAGTTACAATTTCTTCCTATATCAAATTAGAATATAATAGTGAAGCTGGATTAATATTTAGATATGaaaatcataataatatgtatatcttaataatttctacaaataataaagaaattcttttgaaaaaaattataaatgatatacCCACTATCataaaaagtaaatatattcaaaatattaatacatatcAAAGACatcatttattaattaatgATCACGGAGAAAATGGTCATATATCAATCTTTttaaataacataaaaatattttcaattagtaatgaaaattattataaatcAAGTTTTTATGGTTTATATGTTCAATCTGGGTACGCAGCGTTTGATACATTCCAAATTGAAGcacacaaaaaaaatgaaaatggaataaatataaataaataa
- a CDS encoding choline-phosphate cytidylyltransferase, whose translation MIIKVNSVQTRESQDGDKVDNSQNDMNNEEKSIRIYADGVYDLLHLGHMKQLEQAKHVDKNVTLIVGVTGDNETRKFKGQIVQTLEERTETLKHIRWVDEIISPCPWVITPEFMEEHKIDYVAHDDIPYSSNQKKKKKKKSKGKSFSIDEENEDIYAWLKRAGKFKATQRTEGVSTTDLIVRILKNYEDYIERSLQRGIHPNELNIGVTKAQSIKMKKNLIRWGEKVTDELTKVTLTDKPLGTDFDQGIDIIRDKVHDLFKLWRYHSKKLLKDFAKSFDPMFIIIRKRYRKDNLSAMYLSDSNYFSGSMKDELKKKKSLSSTFNNIDEYYYSADEEDTRDNSFYRVINKIANHAYYSEKENYETCFELEHSLKDKKKNLIYKDKNMKLSPDDLLHVTNPMNTKNDPNYYYNSTYDKLNNVTFNLNGIKKKSYDKETSYIKTSYHDIIDEDKNLLNKEKSINKDEKKKKSILKTDEDKNRDDHQFDNKYNHIIITKKKSDSTYDNSLDKESSIEKKSSIDKGQYSNMDSSSYFHDCKTMLSEHNESIESSNNDINGRQKEHIKKENSENQDLDDDDDNNDDNSIDGSEYESSQMDNEKNKGSTKNSKKRVVIYADGVYDMLHLGHMKQLEQAKKLFENTTLIVGVTSDNETKLFKGQIVQTLEERTETLKHIRWVDEIISPCPWVVTPEFVEKYKIDYVAHDDIPYASNQKKKKKKKSKGKSFSIDEENEDIYAWLKRAGKFKATQRTDGVSTTDLIVRILKNYEDYIERSLQRGIHPNELNIGVTKAQSIKMKKNLIRWGEKVTDELTKVTLTDKPLGTDFDQGIENLQVKFKELFKIWKNASNKLITDFTRKLEATSYLTSIQNIIDYEIENDYYASSNLDDETSS comes from the exons atgataattaaGGTTAATTCGGTTCAAACACGGGAG AGCCAAGATGGGGACAAAGTTGATAATAGTCAAaatgatatgaataatGAGGAGAAAAGCATAAGGATATATGCAGATg GTGTTTATGACCTACTACATTTGGGTCATATGAAACAGCTTGAGCAAGCCAAACATGTAGATAAGAATGTTACCCTAATTGTGGGTGTTACAGGAGATAATGAGACGAGAAAGTTTAAAGGTCAAATTGTTCAAACTCTAGAAGAAAGAACAGAAACCTTGAAACATATTCGTTGGGTAGATGAAATAATTTCTCCATGCCCATGGGTAATTACTCCTGAATTTATGGAGGAACATAAGATAGATTATGTAGCACATGATGATATACCATATTCAAGTAAtcaaaaaaagaagaaaaaaaaaaagtcCAAAGGAAAATCATTTAGTATCgatgaagaaaatgaagatatatATGCATGGTTAAAAAGAGCAGGGAAATTTAAAGCAACACAAAGAACAGAAGGTGTATCAACCACAGATTTAATTGTAAggatattaaaaaattatgaagaTTATATTGAAAGATCCTTACAACGTGGTATACATCCtaatgaattaaatattGGTGTAACCAAAGCTCAGTcaataaaaatgaaaaaaaatttaataagATGGGGAGAAAAAGTTACAGATGAATTAACTAAGGTTACTTTAACAGACAAACCATTAGGTACTGATTTTGATCAGGGTATTGATATAATAAGAGATAAGGTACatgatttatttaaattatgGAGATATCATTCAAAAAAACTTTTAAAAGATTTTGCAAAATCATTTGATCCaatgtttattataattaGAAAAAGATATAGGAAAGATAATTTATCAGCTATGTACTTATCTGattcaaattatttttctGGTTCTATGAAAgatgaattaaaaaaaaagaaaagttTAAGTAGtacatttaataatatagatgaatattattattcagCTGATGAAGAAGATACGAGAGATAATAGTTTTTACAGagttataaataaaattgcTAATCATGCTTATTATAgtgaaaaagaaaattatgaaaCCTGTTTTGAATTAGAACATTCTTTAAAagataagaaaaaaaatttaatatataaagataaaaatatgaaattatCACCTGATGATTTATTACATGTTACTAATCCAATGAATACAAAAAATGATCctaattattattataatagtacatatgataaattaaataacgtaacttttaatttaaacggaataaaaaaaaaaagttatgATAAGGAAACATCTTATATCAAAACATCTTATCATGATATAATTGATGAAGATAagaatttattaaataaagaaaaaagtattaataaagatgaaaagaaaaaaaaaagtattcTTAAAACAGATGAAGATAAAAATCGTGACGATCATCaatttgataataaatataatcatataataattacaaagaaaaaaagtGATAGTACGTATGATAATAGTTTGGATAAAGAATCTTcaattgaaaaaaaatcatCAATTGATAAAGGACAATATTCTAATATGGATAGTTCAAGTTATTTTCATGACTGTAAAACCATGTTAAGTGAACACAATGAATCTATTGAATCGAgtaataatgatataaatggAAGGCAAAAGGAACACAtcaaaaaagaaaattcTGAGAATCAAGATCTagatgatgatgatgataataatgatgataatagTATTGATGGAAGTGAATATGAAAGTAGTCAAATggataatgaaaaaaataagggatcaacaaaaaattcaaaaaaaagagtTGTTATATATGCTGATGGAGTATATGATATGCTTCATTTAGGGCATATGAAACAGTTGGAGCAAGCCAAAAAACTTTTTGAAAATACTACTTTAATAGTAGGTGTAACTAGCGATAATGAAACCAAATTATTTAAAGGTCAAATCGTTCAAACTCTAGAAGAAAGAACAGAAACCTTGAAACATATTCGTTGGGTAGATGAAATAATTTCTCCATGCCCATGGGTTGTAACTCCAGAGTTTGtggaaaaatataaaatagaTTATGTAGCACATGATGATATACCATATGCAAGTAAtcaaaaaaagaaaaaaaaaaaaaagtcTAAAGGGAAATCATTTAGTATtgatgaagaaaatgaagatatatATGCTTGGTTAAAAAGAGCAGGGAAATTTAAAGCAACACAAAGAACAGATGGTGTATCAACCACAGATTTAATTGTAAggatattaaaaaattatgagGATTATATTGAAAGATCATTACAACGTGGTATACATCCtaatgaattaaatattGGTGTAACCAAAGCTCAGTcaataaaaatgaaaaaaaatttaataagATGGGGAGAAAAAGTTACAGATGAATTAACTAAGGTTACTTTAACAGACAAACCATTAGGTACTGATTTTGATCAAGGAATTGAAAATCTTCAAGTCAAATTTAAAGaactttttaaaatatggaaaaatGCATCAAATAAATTGATAACTGATTTTACAAGAAAACTTGAAGCAACATCTTATTTGACATCTATTCAAAATATCATAGATTATGAAATAGAAAATGATTATTATGCAAGTAGTAATCTTGATGATGAAACGAGTAGTTAA
- a CDS encoding putative protein transport protein SEC20 — protein sequence MNHNFKTSLDINNKNVDGNINKINSIINQMRLVDENLKNLFSFEETLNDHDALLLFRGRVSKRIVDYSNLITECDNNLTCSEYISPNLKEQYEYHLKNIDNYKRELSVWWNERANDYHRLCMENFLNRKISDINVTSNNDDNNKITDINLKDTKKLMIDEINRMKNVKSELIESSQKLKKQDEIFNIFEMKIRSSAKLIYSLKKKAESDTRYVWYSFFFFVSICVYITMRRLGLLRALFTLIKFIVSILFYVSKLCFKIFQLFKKTNETKYTPTVDNSKSLVLVPNNNEL from the exons atgaatcATAACTTTAAAACAAGTTtagatattaataataaaaatgtagatggtaatataaataaaataaattctATAATAAACCAAATGAGGTTGGTGGATGAAAATTTGAAAAACTTATTTTCATTTGAAGAAACACTGAATGACCATGATGCCCTTTTAtta TTCCGAGGAAGAGTATCAAAACGAATTGTGGATTATTCAAATTTAATTACAGAATGTGATAATAACTTAACATGTTCAGAATATATTTCTCCAAATTTGAAAGAGCAATATGAATATCacttaaaaaatatagacAA TTATAAAAGAGAATTGAGTGTATGGTGGAATGAAAGAGCAAATGATTATCATCGTTTATGTATggaaaattttttaaatagaaaaattag tGATATTAATGTTACTAgtaataatgatgataacaataaaataacgGATATAAATTTGAAAGACACTAAGAAATTAATGATAGATGAAATTAATAGAATGAAAAATGTAAAATCCGAGTTAATAGAATCATCCCAGAAATTGAAGAAACAGGATGAAATATTTAACA TTTTTGAAATGAAGATAAGATCTAGTGCTAAGCTTATATATtccttaaaaaaaaa AGCTGAAAGTGATACAAGATATGTATGGTAttcattctttttttttgtaagTATTTGTGTGTATATTACAATGAGAAGGTTGGGTCTCCTGAGAGCACTATTTACg CTAATTAAATTCATTGTGtccatattattttatgtgAGCAAACtatgttttaaaatatttcagCTGTTCAAAAAAACAAACGAGACAAAATATACGCCAACCGTAGACAATTCGAAAAGTTTGGTTCTTGTTCCAAATAACAAcgaattataa
- a CDS encoding putative U4/U6.U5 tri-snRNP-associated protein 2, with translation MERKSKKNSKSEKAESASKKKKKKNDDMSDPEEDEKTINEVEEGSLLRESNTTKSNVNDVNNNNNNNTYYDKQVNNLLYKKRDRVCPYLRTINRNLLDFDFEKLCSISLSNLHVYACLVCGLYFQGIGKGTHAYTHSLEKNHYVFINLETCKTCCIPEGYEIVDASLNDIKYFLKPTYNKEQVEHLCFNSVLGKSLDGGDFLPGLVGLNNLKNTDYCNVIIQLICSIIPIRNTLLLYEYKENIAKNIIVVLSELIKKIYNPRNFKGVVSPHEFLQAVGIESNKNFKIGTKKYPLDFFLWLLNKIYKHSQKILKKRKSSTLKKKTGYLKRKLEDNENVSKEKKIYIHDKEIYNEMNKLDNTSNKKNEQNKWTYSNINIVDYCFDGELIIKTIKEEGNEESQEQENMGVKFNESDNDSKDYLKNINEEEVEEKNKQKNDYKHIYNNTFLNLIKENKNYLIKKIPFRTLSLKLPSAPVFKSTTESNIIPQVSIFELLSKFDGETETFLQENSKTPSTLIISKLPKYLIFTIERFSKNNFFIEKNGTIVNFVIKNLDMKDYVHEDFLSLNPVTKYNLIANIFHTGTVNQGSYKIHVLNQPTNEWYEIEDLHVISILPQLVLLPESCIQLYQRQDVKLNGDI, from the coding sequence atggAAAGGAAATCTAAGAAGAATTCAAAAAGTGAAAAAGCAGAATCTGCTtcaaaaaagaaaaagaaaaagaatgATGACATGAGTGACCCAGAAGAAGATgaaaaaacaataaatGAGGTAGAAGAAGGTTCTTTATTACGTGAAAGTAATACAACAAAAAGTAATGTAAATgatgtaaataataataataataataataccTATTATGATAAACAAGTGAATAATCTATTGTATAAAAAGAGAGATAGAGTGTGCCCATACCTACGTACAATTAATAGAAATCTTTTGGATTTTGACTTTGAAAAATTGTGTAGCATAAGTTTATCAAATTTACATGTATATGCATGTTTAGTGTGTggtttatattttcaagGGATAGGTAAAGGGACTCATGCTTATACTCATTCATTGGAAAAAAATCattatgtatttataaatttagAAACATGTAAAACTTGTTGCATTCCTGAAGGTTATGAAATTGTGGATGCTTCATTAAATgacataaaatattttttaaaaccTACATATAACAAGGAACAAGTAGAACatttatgttttaattCTGTACTAGGGAAATCGTTAGATGGTGGTGATTTCTTACCTGGATTAGTAGgtttaaataatttaaaaaatacagATTATTGTAATGTTATTATACAATTAATATGTTCTATTATACCAATACGTAAtactttattattatatgaatataaagaaaatatagcaaaaaatataatagtTGTACTCTCtgaattaataaaaaaaatatataaccCCAGAAATTTTAAAGGGGTTGTGTCTCCTCATGAATTTTTACAAGCAGTAGGTATTgaatcaaataaaaattttaaaattgGTACCAAAAAATATCCTCTTGACTTTTTTTTATGGTTActtaataaaatttataaacattcacagaaaatattaaaaaaaaggaaatcATCGActcttaaaaaaaaaacaggATATTTGAAAAGAAAACTAGAAGACAATGAAAATGTttcaaaagaaaaaaaaatatatatacatgataaggaaatatataacGAAATGAACAAATTAGATAATAcaagtaataaaaaaaatgaacaaaataaatggacatatagtaatattaatatagTCGATTATTGTTTTGATGGGGAATTAATTATCAAAAcaataaaagaagaagGAAATGAAGAATCACAAGAACAAGAAAACATGGGAGTAAAATTTAACGAATCAGATAATGATTCAAAagattatttaaaaaatataaacgAAGAAGAAgtagaagaaaaaaataaacaaaaaaatgattataaacatatatataataatacatttttaaatcttataaaagaaaataaaaattatttaattaaaaaaattccTTTCCGTACACTCTCATTAAAACTACCAAGTGCTCCAGTATTTAAAAGTACAACAGAAAGTAATATAATACCACAAGTATCTATTTTTGAACTATTATCAAAATTTGATGGAGAAACAGAAACTTTTTTACAAGAAAATTCAAAAACACCCAGTACATTAATAATATCTAAATTACCTAAATATCTTATTTTTACTATTGAACgtttttcaaaaaataatttttttatagaaaaaaatggaaCAATAGTAAATTTTGTTATTAAAAACCTTGATATGAAAGATTATGTACATGAAGATTTCCTAAGTCTAAATCCTGTAActaaatataatttaattgcaaatatttttcatacAGGTACAGTAAACCAAGGTTCTTATAAAATTCATGTATTAAATCAACCAACTAATGAATGGTATGAAATTGAAGACTTACATGTTATATCTATTTTGCCTCAATTAGTTTTATTGCCTGAATCGTGTATTCAGTTATATCAGCGACAGGATGTTAAACTAAATGGGgacatataa